The following coding sequences are from one Pedosphaera parvula Ellin514 window:
- the rnc gene encoding ribonuclease III — MPDLNNLQTALGYAFRKIELLQLALTHPSVAHEQRTPVQHNQRLEFLGDAVLQLVLTHELYSKFPDFGEGPLTKARAKLVNRRALAEQGRALNLGAHLILSRGEEAHGGRLRPSALADTFEALLGAIFLDGGFEAVEKFLLARFHDMLAEISALPALENPKGELQELLQAKSSEAPQYNVVSTSGPDHDRVFECIVQHNGVELAHGRGKSKKEAESAAALAALLELRGVTQ; from the coding sequence GTGCCTGACCTTAACAACCTACAAACGGCTCTGGGTTATGCCTTTCGGAAGATTGAGCTGTTACAATTGGCGTTGACCCATCCTTCAGTTGCCCACGAACAAAGAACGCCGGTTCAGCATAATCAACGCCTGGAATTTTTGGGTGATGCTGTGCTCCAACTGGTTCTCACCCATGAATTGTACAGTAAATTTCCTGATTTTGGCGAAGGCCCCCTTACCAAGGCGCGCGCCAAATTGGTGAATCGACGAGCACTGGCCGAACAGGGGCGCGCATTGAATCTTGGGGCTCACCTGATTTTAAGTCGCGGGGAAGAGGCCCACGGCGGGCGGTTGCGGCCATCCGCATTGGCGGACACCTTTGAAGCGCTGCTCGGCGCCATTTTCCTGGATGGCGGTTTTGAAGCCGTTGAAAAGTTTCTGCTGGCACGCTTTCACGATATGCTGGCTGAAATTTCGGCCTTGCCAGCGTTGGAAAATCCAAAGGGCGAATTACAGGAACTGTTGCAGGCTAAATCCTCCGAAGCGCCACAATATAACGTGGTATCAACGAGCGGCCCTGATCATGACCGCGTCTTTGAGTGCATAGTCCAACACAACGGAGTGGAACTGGCGCATGGACGCGGTAAGAGCAAGAAGGAGGCGGAAAGCGCGGCCGCATTGGCCGCGTTGCTGGAGTTGCGCGGAGTAACTCAGTAA